One genomic region from Epinephelus fuscoguttatus linkage group LG8, E.fuscoguttatus.final_Chr_v1 encodes:
- the cpvl gene encoding probable serine carboxypeptidase CPVL isoform X1: MGFVTMGRLWRRTLGVLLLWACLDSALSRGCSSFFCRKSHRVSGLNGVDPGSPLFLTPYLEKGAIDEARKLSLVGDLPGANVKSYAGYLTVNKKYNSNLFFWFFPALMAQRDDAPVLLWLQGGPGGTSMFGLFVEHGPYVVYKNMTVGLREYAWTTRYSVLYIDNPVGTGFSFTDDDKGFAQDQDDVGRDLYSALTQFFQIFPEYQSSEFYATGESYAGKYVPAISYYIHKNNPTAKVKINFKGMAIGDGLCDPELMLGGYGEFMYQTGMIDELQRQYVVQQTDLGVKLIQQEKWVEAFEVFDSLLNGDVSPYPSFFQNATGCTNYFNYMTCQEPEDQEYFSQFVTLPAVRRAIHVGNLTFHDGSQVEKHLLQDVMKSIKPWLGVLMDNYRVLIYSGQLDVIVAAPLTERFLPTVNWTGSAEYKTAPRFHWKLQPSDTEVAGYVRQVRDFYQVIIRGGGHILPYDQPARSFDMIDRFLSTRGWI; the protein is encoded by the exons ATGGGTTTTGTAACTATGGGCAGGCTGTGGAGGAGGACTCTGGGTGTCCTCTTACTGTGGGCCTGTCTGGACTCCGCACTCTCCCGAGGCTGCTCCTCGTTTTTCTGCCGAAAATCTCACCGTGTCAGCGGCCTGAATGGAGTCGACCCCGGgtctcctctcttcctcactCCCTACCTGGAGAAGGGAGCCATAGACGAAG CCAGGAAACTGAGTCTGGTAGGAGACCTGCCAGGTGCCAACGTCAAGAGCTATGCAGGGTACCTCACTGTCAACAAGAAATACAACAGCAACCTCTTCTTCTGGTTCTTCCCTGCACTGATG GCACAGCGAGATGACGCTCCAGTCCTGCTCTGGCTGCAAGGCGGGCCCGGTGGCACCTCCATGTTCGGTCTCTTTGTGGAACACGGACCATATGTGGTGTATAAGAACATGACTG ttgGTTTGAGGGAATACGCTTGGACAACGAGATACTCAGTTTTGTACATTGACAATCCA GTTGGAACAGGTTTCAGCTTCACTGATGATGACAAAGGTTTTGCTCAGGACCAGGATGATGTTGGCAGAGATCTGTATAG TGCTTTAACACAGTTCTTCCAGATCTTTCCAGAGTATCAGTCCAGTGAGTTTTACGCAACTGGGgag TCTTATGCAGGGAAGTATGTTCCAGCCATTTCTTACTACATCCATAAAAACAACCCCACCGCCAAAGTGAAAATTAACTTCAAGGGAATGGCTATTGGTGATGGGCTCTGTGATCCAGAACTG ATGCTGGGTGGTTATGGTGAGTTCATGTACCAAACAGGCATGATAGACGAGCTCCAACGACAGTATGTCGTCCAGCAGACAGACCTCGGGGTTAAACTCATCCAGCAGGAGAAGTGGGTGGAAGCTTTTGAG GTTTTTGATAGCTTGCTGAATGGTGACGTGTCACCATATCCCTCCTTCTTCCAAAATGCTACCGGCTGCACCAACTACTTCAACTACATGACATGTCAG GAGCCTGAAGATCAGGAGTACTTCTCCCAGTTTGTGACCTTGCCAGCTGTGCGACGCGCCATCCATGTGGGAAACCTGACGTTCCATGACGGCTCGCAGGTGGAGAAGCACCTTCTGCAAGATGTCATGAAGAGCATCAAACCGTGGCTCGGGGTGCTGATGGACAACTATAGG GTCTTAATCTACAGTGGTCAGCTTGATGTAATTGTAGCAGCCCCGCTGACTGAGAGGTTCCTGCCCACTGTCAACTGGACTGGGTCGGCTGAGTACAAAACAGCCCCTCGCTTCCACTGGAAGCTTCAGCCCAGTGACACAGAGGTGGCCGGTTATGTGAGACAAGTGAGAGATTTTTACCAG GTCATCATCCGAGGAGGAGGACACATTCTGCCTTATGACCAACCAGCGAGGTCctttgacatgattgacagatTCCTGTCAACACGTGGCTGGATATGA
- the cpvl gene encoding probable serine carboxypeptidase CPVL isoform X2, translating to MRLWRRTLGVLLLWACLDSALSRGCSSFFCRKSHRVSGLNGVDPGSPLFLTPYLEKGAIDEARKLSLVGDLPGANVKSYAGYLTVNKKYNSNLFFWFFPALMAQRDDAPVLLWLQGGPGGTSMFGLFVEHGPYVVYKNMTVGLREYAWTTRYSVLYIDNPVGTGFSFTDDDKGFAQDQDDVGRDLYSALTQFFQIFPEYQSSEFYATGESYAGKYVPAISYYIHKNNPTAKVKINFKGMAIGDGLCDPELMLGGYGEFMYQTGMIDELQRQYVVQQTDLGVKLIQQEKWVEAFEVFDSLLNGDVSPYPSFFQNATGCTNYFNYMTCQEPEDQEYFSQFVTLPAVRRAIHVGNLTFHDGSQVEKHLLQDVMKSIKPWLGVLMDNYRVLIYSGQLDVIVAAPLTERFLPTVNWTGSAEYKTAPRFHWKLQPSDTEVAGYVRQVRDFYQVIIRGGGHILPYDQPARSFDMIDRFLSTRGWI from the exons ATGAG GCTGTGGAGGAGGACTCTGGGTGTCCTCTTACTGTGGGCCTGTCTGGACTCCGCACTCTCCCGAGGCTGCTCCTCGTTTTTCTGCCGAAAATCTCACCGTGTCAGCGGCCTGAATGGAGTCGACCCCGGgtctcctctcttcctcactCCCTACCTGGAGAAGGGAGCCATAGACGAAG CCAGGAAACTGAGTCTGGTAGGAGACCTGCCAGGTGCCAACGTCAAGAGCTATGCAGGGTACCTCACTGTCAACAAGAAATACAACAGCAACCTCTTCTTCTGGTTCTTCCCTGCACTGATG GCACAGCGAGATGACGCTCCAGTCCTGCTCTGGCTGCAAGGCGGGCCCGGTGGCACCTCCATGTTCGGTCTCTTTGTGGAACACGGACCATATGTGGTGTATAAGAACATGACTG ttgGTTTGAGGGAATACGCTTGGACAACGAGATACTCAGTTTTGTACATTGACAATCCA GTTGGAACAGGTTTCAGCTTCACTGATGATGACAAAGGTTTTGCTCAGGACCAGGATGATGTTGGCAGAGATCTGTATAG TGCTTTAACACAGTTCTTCCAGATCTTTCCAGAGTATCAGTCCAGTGAGTTTTACGCAACTGGGgag TCTTATGCAGGGAAGTATGTTCCAGCCATTTCTTACTACATCCATAAAAACAACCCCACCGCCAAAGTGAAAATTAACTTCAAGGGAATGGCTATTGGTGATGGGCTCTGTGATCCAGAACTG ATGCTGGGTGGTTATGGTGAGTTCATGTACCAAACAGGCATGATAGACGAGCTCCAACGACAGTATGTCGTCCAGCAGACAGACCTCGGGGTTAAACTCATCCAGCAGGAGAAGTGGGTGGAAGCTTTTGAG GTTTTTGATAGCTTGCTGAATGGTGACGTGTCACCATATCCCTCCTTCTTCCAAAATGCTACCGGCTGCACCAACTACTTCAACTACATGACATGTCAG GAGCCTGAAGATCAGGAGTACTTCTCCCAGTTTGTGACCTTGCCAGCTGTGCGACGCGCCATCCATGTGGGAAACCTGACGTTCCATGACGGCTCGCAGGTGGAGAAGCACCTTCTGCAAGATGTCATGAAGAGCATCAAACCGTGGCTCGGGGTGCTGATGGACAACTATAGG GTCTTAATCTACAGTGGTCAGCTTGATGTAATTGTAGCAGCCCCGCTGACTGAGAGGTTCCTGCCCACTGTCAACTGGACTGGGTCGGCTGAGTACAAAACAGCCCCTCGCTTCCACTGGAAGCTTCAGCCCAGTGACACAGAGGTGGCCGGTTATGTGAGACAAGTGAGAGATTTTTACCAG GTCATCATCCGAGGAGGAGGACACATTCTGCCTTATGACCAACCAGCGAGGTCctttgacatgattgacagatTCCTGTCAACACGTGGCTGGATATGA